The Misgurnus anguillicaudatus chromosome 12, ASM2758022v2, whole genome shotgun sequence region ttaagactgcgtcttaagaatgattctgactaactagcaattagttagggctaatcagtcttattatttggatttaaatttgACCAATCTATCTTTCTATGTAACAtccttaaaacagttatgatcagtcttgaagaaaaaaattcatgactaactttaaagactagtcttaaagttttatgcaaccggccacaggtTTCTTTTTTTTCGCTCATTCCATCCTCTAGCATGCAATGTGATCATATCCACTCGTGCTGAAATGATGAAAGAATTAAATGTGCTTTTTAACTAGTGGTTAGTCAAGTATAATGAATGAAAAAACAATTACCACAAAGTAAGCTGCTTTAACAATTAGAATGGTACCAAAGCACAATACATGAGAACTTTACAAAAGGACCACTTACCAGCCTTACTCATGCATTTTGTAGTTAGCGACTTCTTCACCAAGGGTGGCGCCTGCCCTTGTTTGGTTTTTGCCACCCCACTGCACCTACAACATACACACCAGATGTCCAAACTAAAGTTCAAGGACGTCAAAATGTTAAAGGCCTTATCATattgtttgaaaatatacatttaccTCACATTTTGTAGAGTGCCCCTTTGCATGCATTAGTGAGAGAAATGGCTTCATCTGAGTCATGTTTTACATTTCTGGGAATGCTTGAGCCACCTTTTGCAGATAGGGCCAATAACGGCACATGATGTCCGTGCAGAAGAACTTGCAGTTGGTTTTTGTCTCCAGTTCGTTTTGCAAAAACAGAGGGTATGCAAATATCTCCCCCCTAAACATGTTCAGACTTCTAAGCAATATGCTGTGTCTGCAAACTGCCACCTCTAGGCCCTCTTCATCACATTTTGCGTTTGTCTTCTTAGAGGTCTCCCTGGCTGCAGCCCATGTTGATGTTCCACAGATGCCTTTTCCATGTACCTGTAACACAGTGTCAgatcaaataaacaaaacgtATATCCTGATTCACTGTGTACCATAGCAAGAGTTTTGACAAATATCTTACTGGATTGGTCTTCTCACGGATACAATCAACAAATGTTGCTACATCTTTGTCATTGGCCAGAAATACTCCATCAAAAAAAGGTTGTTCCTCTGCCCTACATAAAGAAAATGTGTTAATGACCAAATATATTCACAACAAATTTTGCAGTGTAATCAATAATAATATAcccctttgttttgctgaatCTATACAGTTTTCTGTTTCCATCTGCAGACACAGCAACTGTATCTGGGGTGCAAGCTGGGCAAGAGAAGTGATCAATGCCGCAGAGTTTTTCTCTTTCATGACGACAATATGTCCATTCGAGGAAAGCTTTTTGGAAGACGTCGCCACAAATGTTACCACTctgaaattatgaaaatttGACTACAATGACATACCAGTTAGACTTGCATAAGTGaagaaaataaatgtctttCCAAAGTCTTACCCTTCCAAATTGTTGTGACCGCTGTTGTAACATTTTCACAAATGCTTGTCTTGAAAGCGCAGGTGCAGTGATCTTCAATTCCTCAAAAGATGTGAAAAGGTCTACTTGGTATATGGTTTGAAACCCAACAGTGCCTGGCCAGTAACCACTACACAGCAGGTCCCCCACCTCAGGTGTCCATGATGCAAGACATGTTCTGCAATTCATTACTGGAAGGAACATGTCATAGCGACCtgcaaagattaaaaaaaaaaaaatggtacaCACATTAATACTTTTCAGACATCTGTCAGCAGGTAAAGCCAATAGACgaatacaataaaaaacactgcGAGTCATACCATTTATACAGATGAGTACAACTGATCGTCCAGCAACAACAGACAGGTTTTGAAGGCCACAATCACAAATTTTGTCAGGTTGTATAACGGGCAGCAAACACACTAGATAAAAGGAAACATATTAACTATAcgaaaatttaataaataatatgtttttaagatttcaaGTACTTCTTACCTTGCTCATATATCACCTTTTTGCCACTGAGGTCTTGCACAGCAGTTGATGGTGGGAGAGGTTTATAGAACCCATCTATAACAGACTCTCTGTTGTGAAAGACTAGATTTTGAGGCGTAGAAACATCACACTGCGCACAGTAACAGGGTTTCGGCAAACAGTCCTTACACCTTATGACTGCTTCTTTCAAGCTGCAGTGATCACAAAGACCATGATGCACATAGTCTGAAGCAAGCAAACTGTCAAGGAGTTTTGGCCTTGCTTCCTTCCAGCGTTCTTCAGACAAGGTTTGCCTCAATGCCCAATCATGAGATGCCGCTGATCTGGGTTCATCAAAATCCATTGCATCCTGGAGTAGATGTAGTTGTAAATCTACAAAAAAATTCCTTACAAGTTACAAGCGTGTAAACCAAGAGCACCAACTCAGTTTATGTTGTTTAAAAAGACATGAAACAAATAATCTCTCAAGTGCTACACCTACattttttaagcaaatttgtACATTTAACATAAAATGTTGGCACTTTTATTCATTCAGAGGGACTCTATGAAGACAGTGATACAGCTCTGATGGGTAAAACATTTAAGGTAAACTTACCAATAACCCGTTGAGCATCTACATCTCCAAAATGTTCTTCGGTAGTTGAGGCTTCAGATGTGCTTGCAGTTCCTagaattatacattttaaatgaagtATCATGCATACAAAGAACAGAACAGAtgcaaattaacacaaaatgagATTACTTCTAGGGAATGGAGGGGGAAAATATTTTCCACTGTTCAGCAGCTcatatgaaaatgtattttacaaaaTTACCTGTCTGTTAGTATAGACAGACTTAAGGGTATACATGTCAAAGATATACAGTATTTGGTTGAACATATGATGGTACATGGaatcaacaaaaacaaaaatgcttACCGAGCTCAACTTCTTGGTTACTTGCAGAGGCAATGGTTGAGGTCACTTGTCTTCTACATTGGTCTAGagtaaaacaattttttttattacacaaTACTTAGTAAAAATGAAAGGATCAAAAACATCAGAACATACCAGTCTTTGGTTTGCGCTTTTCATAGACCAAGAGTCCCTCTTGGTCTCTCTTTTTCCACCTCAGTTTTGGATCAGTCGTCTTGTTTTTCCGTTTTTTAGGTGGCGTTTTGACTCCTTCCTCACTCTGTATTACTCAAACATAAGAGGTAGAACAATGACTTcagaatatacattttta contains the following coding sequences:
- the LOC141369009 gene encoding uncharacterized protein isoform X1, with translation MAEKGSSDQHTPEKTMEEELFRDLDEIMDDLKEIQSEEGVKTPPKKRKNKTTDPKLRWKKRDQEGLLVYEKRKPKTDQCRRQVTSTIASASNQEVELGTASTSEASTTEEHFGDVDAQRVIDLQLHLLQDAMDFDEPRSAASHDWALRQTLSEERWKEARPKLLDSLLASDYVHHGLCDHCSLKEAVIRCKDCLPKPCYCAQCDVSTPQNLVFHNRESVIDGFYKPLPPSTAVQDLSGKKVIYEQVCLLPVIQPDKICDCGLQNLSVVAGRSVVLICINGRYDMFLPVMNCRTCLASWTPEVGDLLCSGYWPGTVGFQTIYQVDLFTSFEELKITAPALSRQAFVKMLQQRSQQFGRSGNICGDVFQKAFLEWTYCRHEREKLCGIDHFSCPACTPDTVAVSADGNRKLYRFSKTKGAEEQPFFDGVFLANDKDVATFVDCIREKTNPVHGKGICGTSTWAAARETSKKTNAKCDEEGLEVAVCRHSILLRSLNMFRGEIFAYPLFLQNELETKTNCKFFCTDIMCRYWPYLQKVAQAFPEM
- the LOC141369009 gene encoding uncharacterized protein isoform X2, producing the protein MAEKGSSDQHTPEKTMEEELFRDLDEIMDDLKEIQSEEGVKTPPKKRKNKTTDPKLRWKKRDQEGLLVYEKRKPKTDQCRRQVTSTIASASNQEVELGTASTSEASTTEEHFGDVDAQRVIDLQLHLLQDAMDFDEPRSAASHDWALRQTLSEERWKEARPKLLDSLLASDYVHHGLCDHCSLKEAVIRCKDCLPKPCYCAQCDVSTPQNLVFHNRESVIDGFYKPLPPSTAVQDLSGKKVIYEQVCLLPVIQPDKICDCGLQNLSVVAGRSVVLICINGRYDMFLPVMNCRTCLASWTPEVGDLLCSGYWPGTVGFQTIYQVDLFTSFEELKITAPALSRQAFVKMLQQRSQQFGRLSSNGHIVVMKEKNSAALITSLAQLAPQIQLLCLQMETENCIDSAKQRGQRNNLFLMEYFWPMTKM